The following coding sequences lie in one Hippoglossus hippoglossus isolate fHipHip1 chromosome 14, fHipHip1.pri, whole genome shotgun sequence genomic window:
- the castor2 gene encoding cytosolic arginine sensor for mTORC1 subunit 2 — protein sequence MELHILEHSLKVASIEKEGIQVCTHALIKLAFLASRTRCKFFSLTETPEDYTIIVDEEGFKELPQSEHISVADATWLALNVVSGGGNASNSQPIGVTKIAKSVIAPLADHNISVFMLSTYQTDFILVRERDLPMVMHTLSSEFTLLRVVNGETVAAHNLGVTNGFVKPKLVPRPIIHPLSSPSNMFCVTSLDPDTLPSVATLLMDVMFYSGGPKEPGASSEDSSHIRFFSFSLIEGYISLVMDEQTTQRFPNNVLFTSASGELWKMVRIGGQPLGFDECGIVAQISEPLATADIPAYYISTFKFDHALVPEENIQSVIGALRTESASQ from the exons ATGGAGCTGCACATTTTAGAGCACAGCCTGAAAGTGGCGAGCATAGAGAAGGAGGGGATCCAGGTCTGCACGCACGCTTTAATCAAACTCGCCTTCCTCGCCTCCAGGACACG ATGCAAGTTCTTCAGTTTGACGGAGACTCCGGAGGACTACACCATCATCGTGGACGAGGAGGGCTTTAAAG AACTGCCCCAGTCGGAGCACATCAGCGTCGCCGATGCCACGTGGTTGGCCCTCAATGTGGTGTCAGGGGGCGGCAACGCCTCCAACTCGCAACCCATCGGGGTCACCAAAATCGCCAAATCGGTCATCGCACCGCTGGCCGACCACAACATCTCTGTTTTCATGCTGTCGACGTATCAGACGGACTTTATTTTG GTTCGAGAGCGAGACCTGCCGATGGTCATGCACACGCTGTCTTCCGAATTCACGTTGCTGCGGGTGGTCAACGGCGAGACTGTTGCCGCGCACAATCTGGGAGTCACCAACGGATTTGTAAAGCCTAAACTCG TGCCCCGTCCCATCATTCACCCTCTATCTAGTCCCAGCAACATGTTCTGTGTGACCAGCCTGGACCCGGACACTCTGCCCTCTGTAGCCACCCTGCTCATGGACGTCATGTTCTACTCTGGAGG GCCCAAAGAGCCCGGAGCATCGAGTGAAGACTCCAGCCACATCcgcttcttctccttctccctcatcGAGGGCTACATCTCCCTGGTCATGGACGAACAGACGACTCAAAG GTTTCCAAACAACGTGCTCTTCACCAGTGCTTCTGGTGAACTTTGGAAAATGGTTCGTATCGGGGGACAACCTCTAGGCTTCG acGAGTGCGGCATCGTGGCTCAGATATCAGAACCACTGGCAACAGCCGACATTCCAGCGTACTACATTAGCACCTTCAAGTTTGACCACGCCCTG GTTCCTGAAGAAAACATCCAAAGCGTGATCGGAGCTCTGCGGACCGAGAGCGCGTCGCAGTGA
- the rcc1l gene encoding RCC1-like G exchanging factor-like protein, whose product MSLPCVRLCSRHMTTGLQVCGYATVSKAFRPREKSSGGPVFQYVGQHRKPNHKVFVWGFSFTGALGLPSFVVPDSGRKNPRKYQLTPYRLDTAEQISSAACGYGFTIIASSTKDASKLWAMGLNTDSQLGFQRTQHSRHRSYDYVLEPSPLALPLVEPLQTRVIQVACGRAHSLVLTDQEGVFSMGNNAYGQCGRRIVEDEVYSGSHIIHKIKGFDSRVTQVACGQDHSLFLTETGKVFACGWGADGQTGLGHHSVSSGAVEVGGDLAGVEVQQVNTYGDCSLAVSRDGQLYGWGNSEYLQLASVTEATQINSPRRLPLKGCGKVVQAACGGTQVAILNDKGEVFVWGYGILGKGPQLSESSTPEMIPSALFGRSEFSPSVAVTRIRCGLSHFAAVTDRGELFVWGKNVRGCLGIGSRDDQFFPWRVTVPGSVVDVACGVDHMVALVKSLL is encoded by the exons ATGTCTCTTCCCTGTGTGCGTCTCTGCTCTCGACACATGACCACAGGACTTCAGGTCTGTGGTTATGCGACCGTCAGTAAAGCGTTCCGACCCCGGGAGAAAAGCAGCGGGGGTCCGGTGTTCCAGTACGTCGGGCAGCACAGGAAACCCAACCACAAGGTGTTCGTGTGGGGCTTCAGCTTCACCGGGGCCCTGGGCCTCCCCAGCTTCGTGGTGCCGGACAGCGGCAGGAAGAACCCAAGGAAGTACCAGCTCACTCCGTATCGCCTGGACACCGCAGAGCAG atctcctctgctgcttgtgGTTACGGCTTCACCATCATCGCCTCCTCCACCAAAGACGCGTCCAAGCTTTGGGCCATGGGCCTGAACACGGACTCTCAGCTGGGCTTCCAGCGCACGCAGCACAGCCGCC ATCGGAGTTACGACTACGTCCTGGAGCCGTCCCCTCTGGCTCTGCCTCTCGTCGAGCCTCTACAGACCAGAGTGATCCAGGTCGCCTGTGGCCGAGCTCACTCCCTGGTGCTCACGGATCAAGAGGGAG TTTTCAGTATGGGCAACAACGCGTACGGCCAGTGTGGGAGGAGGATAGTTGAAGATGAAGTCTACAG CGGCAGTCACATCATTCACAAGATAAAAGGCTTCGACAGCAGGGTCACTCAG GTGGCGTGTGGGCAGGACCACAGCCTCTTCCTCACCGAGACTGGGAAGGTGTTTGCGTGTGGATGGGGGGCAGACGGACAGACGG GTTTGGGTCACCACAGCGTCAGCTCCGGGgcggtggaggtggggggggatcTGGCCGGTGTTGAGGTGCAGCAGGTCAACACGTACGGAGACTGCAGCCTGGCCGTGTCCAGAGACGGGCAGCTGTACGGCTGGGGCAACTCCGAGTACCTGCAGCTGGCCTCGGTCACGGAGGCCACACAG ATCAACTCTCCTCGGCGTCTTCCTCTGAAAGGCTGTGGGAAGGTGGTTCAGGCGGCGTGTGGCGGGACGCAGGTGGCTATTCTCAACG ATAAGGGAGAGGTGTTTGTTTGGGGGTATGGGATTCTTGGAAAAGGACCACAGCTTTCAGAATCGTCGACCCCGGAGATGATTCCCTCCGCGCTGTTTGGACGCTCAGAGTTCAGCCCGTCAGTCGCCGTCACCAGGATCAGATGCGGCCTCTCACATTTCGCTGCAGTAACGG ATCGCGGCGAGCTCTTCGTCTGGGGGAAGAATGTGAGAGGCTGTTTGGGCATCGGGAGCAGAGACGACCAGTTCTTCCCTTGGAGG GTGACTGTGCCGGGTTCAGTGGTGGATGTAGCCTGTGGTGTTGACCACATGGTGGCGCTGGTGAAGTCCCTCCTGTGA
- the tlcd5b gene encoding TLC domain-containing protein 5, giving the protein MAVLTVTCSLIGWLCLYLLFRCTFAQRGPEWSCRLVTLTHGVVIVLLTAYVVFIDGPWPFTHAGTENTELQIFALSVCLGYFFFDIGWCVFHGTEGPLMLAHHAASILGILLALLMGVSACETCTVVFGSEITNPLLQSRWFLRRLGLYDSLLGDAVDLLFILLFATVRVGVGTVLFYCELTSPRTSLVMKLGGVVMYGLAWVFMVDIARFGFKKSRTKYKRWKENHKLKEINTEKVDGYERLKA; this is encoded by the exons ATGGCCGTGCTGACGGTGACCTGCAGCCTGATTGGCTGGCTGTGCCTCTACCTGTTGTTCCGCTGCACCTTCGCTCAGCGGGGGCCCGAGTGGAGCTGTCGTCTGGTCACTTTGACCCACGGGGTCGTCATCGTGCTGCTGACGGCGTACGTGGTCTTCATAGATGGACCCTGGCCCTTCACACACGCAG GTACGGAGAACACTGAGCTCCAGATCTTCGCCCTGTCCGTCTGCCTCGGCTACTTCTTCTTCGACATCGGCTGGTGCGTGTTCCACGGCACGGAGGGCCCCCTCATGCTGGCCCACCACGCCGCCAGCATCCTGGGCATCCTGCTGGCCCTGCTCATGGGGGTGTCGGCCTGCGAAACCTGCACCGTGGTCTTCGGCAGCGAGATCACCAATCCCCTGCTGCAGAGCCGCTGGTTCCTCCGGCGGCTGGGCCTGTACGACAGCCTGCTGGGCGACGCCGTGGACctgcttttcattttactgttcGCCACCGTGCGCGTGGGGGTCGGCACGGTGTTGTTTTACTGTGAGCTCACGTCCCCCAGGACCTCGCTGGTGATGAAGCTGGGCGGCGTGGTCATGTACGGTCTGGCCTGGGTGTTCATGGTGGACATCGCCAGATTTGGCTTCAAGAAAAGCAGAACCAAGTATAAAAGGTGGAAAGAGAATCACAAGCTCAAAGAAATCAACACAGAGAAGGTGGACGGATACGAGCGACTGAAGGCATGA